The following coding sequences are from one Rhodobiaceae bacterium window:
- the rplS gene encoding 50S ribosomal protein L19, with protein MNIIQELEKEQIASLGKEIPVFDPGDTVQVNVKVVEGTRERIQAFEGVVIARGGEGVNESFTVRKISYGEGVERVFPVYGPLIDSIKVIRRGRVRRAKLYYLRGRRGKSARIAERQDNRNKKSAAAK; from the coding sequence ATGAACATCATCCAAGAGCTTGAAAAAGAGCAAATTGCGTCCCTGGGCAAAGAGATTCCGGTTTTCGATCCGGGCGATACCGTTCAGGTGAACGTCAAAGTGGTGGAAGGCACCCGCGAACGTATTCAGGCGTTCGAAGGTGTGGTCATTGCACGTGGTGGTGAAGGCGTGAACGAGAGCTTCACCGTTCGCAAGATCTCCTACGGTGAAGGCGTCGAGCGCGTGTTCCCAGTATACGGCCCGCTGATTGACAGCATTAAGGTCATCCGTCGCGGACGTGTACGTCGCGCGAAGCTCTACTATCTACGTGGTCGTCGCGGTAAATCGGCCCGTATTGCGGAGCGTCAGGATAACCGGAACAAGAAGTCCGCTGCTGCAAAATAA
- the pleC gene encoding non-motile and phage-resistance protein has protein sequence MPLTIDAGWVVICTVLVLLMQAGFICLETGLVRAKNSINVALKNISDFCIASLLFWAVGFGLMFGASDNGVIGTSGFFPSVGLNATANDVWLIAFFFFQLAFCSTAVTIFSGAVAERMSFRSFIIASVLLAAIIYPVTGHWVWASLLNTETQGWLETLGFIDFAGSTVVHSVGGWVALAAVLVLGPRLGRFGPEGREIEPHNMPMAALGMFLIFIGWFGFNGGSTLAFDGSVPLVLVNTLLAAAAGGGAAILLTWLKHGRPHPNAVLNGVLAGLVAITASANMVAVYDAVLIGAVGGVVCFAATVQLETWEVDDAVGAVPVHLAAGIWGTIAVSLFADTSFFGAGVARTDQLGIQLLGVAAVGAYAFGVSFSVLAFIDAFVPLRVSSRAEREGLNVSEHGANSALLSLLNVMEDQSRRGDFSNHVPVENFTEAGEIAVRYNKVLDRFTQQVLANDTAIAQVIDARDKAELANASKSEFLANMSHELRTPLNAIIGFSEIINNELFGPLENAQYKEYVDDIHSSSRHLLSLINDILDLSKIEANRFELDDDELDLGNLFDSCASMIRHRVDDDLVSFEVSVAPGVPLVIADKRAMRQMVLNLVSNAVKFTPEKGTVRLSAFVEPDGRVALQVSDTGIGIAKDDMSKALEPFRQISTDETVYSAEGTGLGLPLTVALARLHDATFVINSSPGQGTTITLRLPLDRIVHAAAA, from the coding sequence ATGCCGCTGACAATTGATGCTGGCTGGGTCGTTATCTGCACGGTGTTGGTTCTGCTAATGCAGGCAGGGTTTATCTGTTTGGAGACGGGCCTCGTCCGCGCGAAAAACTCCATCAATGTTGCGCTGAAAAATATCAGTGACTTTTGTATTGCGAGCCTCTTGTTTTGGGCGGTGGGCTTTGGCCTGATGTTTGGGGCATCGGATAATGGTGTCATCGGCACGAGCGGTTTCTTTCCAAGCGTTGGTCTTAATGCAACGGCAAATGATGTTTGGCTGATTGCCTTCTTTTTTTTCCAGCTGGCCTTTTGCAGCACTGCGGTGACGATCTTCTCCGGGGCGGTTGCAGAACGCATGTCCTTTCGCAGTTTCATCATCGCATCCGTTCTGCTTGCAGCGATCATTTATCCGGTCACCGGCCATTGGGTATGGGCAAGCCTGCTTAATACAGAGACGCAAGGTTGGCTGGAGACGTTGGGCTTCATCGATTTTGCTGGGTCTACGGTCGTGCATTCAGTCGGTGGTTGGGTGGCCCTTGCCGCCGTGCTGGTACTCGGCCCGCGTCTTGGTCGTTTTGGACCCGAGGGCCGAGAAATCGAGCCGCACAATATGCCAATGGCGGCGCTTGGCATGTTTCTCATCTTCATTGGATGGTTTGGGTTTAACGGAGGGTCGACGCTTGCGTTCGATGGATCGGTTCCCCTTGTCCTCGTCAATACGCTGCTTGCGGCTGCTGCTGGAGGTGGCGCGGCGATCCTGCTTACCTGGCTGAAACATGGTCGGCCTCATCCAAATGCGGTGTTGAATGGTGTTCTCGCCGGGCTGGTGGCGATCACCGCTTCGGCAAACATGGTTGCTGTCTATGACGCTGTATTGATAGGTGCTGTTGGTGGTGTCGTTTGCTTTGCGGCGACCGTGCAACTGGAGACCTGGGAAGTGGATGATGCCGTTGGTGCAGTCCCAGTTCATCTTGCGGCCGGTATCTGGGGCACGATTGCTGTCAGCCTGTTTGCAGACACTTCGTTCTTTGGTGCGGGCGTTGCGCGGACTGATCAGCTGGGCATTCAGTTGCTCGGAGTTGCCGCAGTAGGCGCCTATGCTTTTGGTGTTTCGTTTTCGGTTCTGGCCTTTATCGACGCGTTTGTTCCGTTGCGGGTGAGTTCGCGGGCGGAACGAGAAGGGCTCAACGTCTCAGAACATGGCGCCAATTCAGCATTGCTCAGTCTTTTGAATGTGATGGAGGACCAAAGCAGACGGGGTGATTTTTCAAATCATGTCCCTGTTGAGAATTTCACTGAAGCTGGCGAGATTGCGGTGCGCTACAACAAGGTGCTCGACAGATTTACACAGCAAGTACTGGCAAATGACACTGCTATCGCACAGGTGATTGATGCACGCGACAAAGCGGAGCTGGCGAATGCCTCCAAGTCAGAGTTTCTGGCCAATATGAGCCATGAGCTCAGGACGCCGCTCAACGCCATCATCGGATTTTCAGAGATCATCAATAATGAGCTTTTTGGGCCGCTGGAGAATGCGCAATACAAGGAATATGTGGATGATATTCATAGCTCCAGCCGGCACCTTCTCAGTTTGATCAATGACATTCTGGATCTCTCAAAGATTGAAGCGAACCGTTTTGAGCTTGATGACGATGAATTGGATCTTGGAAATCTCTTTGACTCTTGCGCGTCGATGATCCGGCACCGTGTCGACGATGACCTGGTTTCTTTTGAAGTTTCTGTCGCTCCGGGTGTGCCGCTCGTTATTGCTGATAAGCGTGCCATGCGGCAAATGGTGCTCAACCTTGTATCCAACGCCGTCAAGTTTACGCCAGAGAAAGGCACGGTACGCTTGTCTGCCTTTGTTGAACCTGATGGACGGGTGGCTCTGCAAGTGAGCGATACGGGGATCGGAATTGCAAAAGACGATATGTCAAAAGCGCTCGAACCATTCAGGCAGATATCCACAGATGAAACAGTTTATTCCGCCGAGGGCACGGGTCTGGGGCTGCCGCTGACAGTTGCACTGGCACGGCTTCATGATGCGACGTTTGTGATCAATTCGTCGCCTGGTCAGGGAACAACGATTACCTTGCGCTTGCCGCTTGATCGAATTGTTCATGCGGCAGCTGCGTGA
- the leuD gene encoding 3-isopropylmalate dehydratase small subunit, giving the protein MEKFKKVDGVAAPLPILNVDTDMIIPKQFLKTIKRTGLGKNLFDEMRFTKEGVEIPDFVLNKPQYRNAEILVAGDNFGCGSSREHAPWAIADFGIKVIISTSFADIFYNNCFKNGILPIKLSQADVDKLMDDAERGANATVSVDLEAQEIKGPDGGTVSFDIDPFRKHCLMEGLDDVGLTLQKEEKITSFEKTRATEQPWL; this is encoded by the coding sequence ATGGAAAAGTTTAAAAAAGTAGATGGCGTTGCCGCCCCCCTGCCGATCCTGAATGTCGACACGGACATGATCATTCCAAAGCAGTTCCTGAAAACCATCAAGCGGACGGGTTTGGGTAAGAACCTGTTTGATGAAATGCGTTTCACAAAAGAAGGCGTTGAGATTCCAGACTTCGTGCTGAATAAACCTCAGTATCGGAATGCGGAAATTCTTGTAGCCGGCGACAATTTCGGCTGTGGTTCATCGCGTGAACATGCACCGTGGGCGATTGCGGACTTTGGCATCAAGGTGATCATCTCCACTTCGTTCGCTGACATCTTTTACAATAACTGCTTCAAGAACGGCATCCTGCCGATCAAACTTTCACAAGCTGATGTGGACAAGCTGATGGATGATGCGGAGCGCGGCGCGAATGCGACCGTCTCTGTTGACCTGGAAGCCCAGGAGATCAAAGGCCCGGATGGCGGCACCGTCTCTTTCGACATTGATCCCTTCCGTAAGCATTGCCTGATGGAAGGTCTTGATGATGTGGGGCTCACGCTACAGAAGGAAGAGAAGATCACATCGTTTGAAAAGACACGGGCCACAGAGCAGCCCTGGCTTTAA
- the asd2 gene encoding aspartate-semialdehyde dehydrogenase 2: MGLKIAIVGATGNVGHELLNILDEREFPATEVVALASRRSQGREVSFGDRTLKCQALENYDFTGTDICLMSAGGTVSGEWSPKIAAKGCVVIDNSSKWRMDPDVPLIVPEVNPQDVDLFSKKNIIANPNCSTMQLMVALKPLHDAAKIKRIVVSTYQSVSGTGKDAMDELFNQTRAIFVNDPIVKEVYPKQIAFNVIPHGGDFMDDGGTTEEWKMVVETKKILDPKIKVSVTVARVPVFVGHSESVNIEFENEIDDNQAREILREAPGVLVVDKREDGGYITPVECVGDFAVFVSRIRVDPTLDNGLSLWCVSDNLRKGAALNAIQIAELLLERGLIKKAA, encoded by the coding sequence ATGGGTTTGAAAATCGCCATCGTTGGTGCCACAGGAAATGTGGGCCATGAATTGCTGAACATTCTGGACGAGCGGGAATTCCCGGCGACCGAAGTGGTGGCGCTTGCGTCCCGTCGCAGCCAGGGTAGAGAAGTCTCCTTCGGTGATCGAACTTTGAAATGTCAGGCGCTTGAGAATTACGATTTCACGGGTACGGACATTTGTCTCATGTCAGCTGGTGGAACGGTGTCAGGTGAATGGTCTCCCAAAATCGCGGCCAAGGGCTGTGTGGTGATCGATAATTCGTCGAAGTGGCGGATGGACCCGGACGTGCCGCTCATCGTGCCGGAGGTGAACCCGCAGGATGTTGATCTCTTCTCGAAGAAGAACATTATTGCCAACCCCAATTGCTCGACAATGCAGTTGATGGTCGCGCTGAAGCCGTTGCATGATGCGGCGAAGATCAAGCGGATCGTTGTGTCTACCTATCAGTCCGTGTCCGGAACCGGCAAGGACGCGATGGATGAGCTCTTTAATCAGACACGGGCAATTTTCGTGAATGATCCGATCGTCAAGGAGGTTTATCCCAAGCAGATTGCGTTTAACGTGATCCCGCATGGTGGGGATTTCATGGACGATGGCGGGACGACGGAAGAGTGGAAGATGGTCGTTGAGACCAAGAAGATCCTGGACCCTAAGATCAAGGTGTCCGTGACGGTCGCGCGTGTACCTGTTTTTGTTGGCCATTCGGAGTCGGTGAATATCGAGTTTGAAAACGAAATCGATGACAATCAGGCGCGCGAAATCCTGCGTGAGGCGCCGGGCGTGCTGGTGGTCGATAAGCGTGAAGACGGTGGCTATATCACGCCAGTTGAGTGTGTTGGTGACTTTGCCGTCTTTGTCAGCCGTATTCGTGTTGACCCTACACTCGACAATGGTCTTAGCCTTTGGTGCGTGTCTGACAATCTGCGTAAGGGTGCGGCACTCAACGCCATCCAGATTGCCGAGCTTTTGCTCGAGCGCGGACTGATCAAAAAAGCGGCATAA
- the mcl2 gene encoding (3S)-malyl-CoA thioesterase translates to MTSAARPRRSVLYMPGSNARALEKARSIPADALILDLEDAVAPDVKAEARAQVCDAVKQGGYGKREIIIRVNALSTEWGGADIEAAVAAGPDAILVPKISSAEDVREASALLDRAGAGEGLQLWAMMETPLAMLQAQAIAATASETRMTTWVMGTNDIAKELRCAHTPDRLPMVTSLGLCMLAARAYGITILDGVYNDIKDESGFAAICEQGRDLGLDGKTLIHPSQVGPCNKIFSPDDDEVAFSRQVIEAFKQPENAGKGVIKVDGKMVELLHAEIAERVVSIADAIAELEAAG, encoded by the coding sequence ATGACCTCTGCCGCCCGTCCACGCCGTTCTGTCCTTTACATGCCAGGATCAAATGCGCGCGCGCTGGAGAAGGCGCGCTCCATTCCTGCTGATGCCCTTATTCTTGATCTGGAGGATGCTGTGGCGCCGGACGTCAAAGCTGAAGCACGAGCCCAGGTCTGCGATGCGGTCAAGCAGGGCGGCTATGGTAAGCGTGAGATCATCATTCGGGTGAATGCCCTTTCTACTGAGTGGGGCGGGGCAGACATTGAAGCGGCAGTTGCTGCTGGGCCCGATGCCATTCTCGTTCCGAAGATCAGCTCTGCTGAGGATGTGCGTGAAGCGTCTGCGCTTCTTGATAGGGCTGGGGCTGGTGAGGGGCTTCAGCTTTGGGCGATGATGGAAACACCGCTCGCCATGTTGCAAGCACAGGCAATTGCGGCAACGGCGTCAGAGACCCGCATGACGACCTGGGTCATGGGCACAAACGACATTGCTAAAGAGCTGCGTTGTGCACATACGCCAGACCGGTTGCCGATGGTGACGTCGCTTGGCCTTTGCATGTTGGCAGCTCGTGCCTATGGGATCACGATCCTTGATGGTGTCTATAATGACATTAAGGACGAGAGCGGCTTTGCAGCGATCTGTGAGCAGGGTCGGGATCTGGGTCTAGATGGCAAGACGTTGATCCATCCAAGCCAGGTGGGACCCTGCAATAAGATCTTCTCGCCGGATGATGATGAGGTTGCATTTTCACGTCAGGTGATCGAGGCCTTCAAACAGCCCGAAAATGCGGGCAAAGGCGTCATCAAGGTGGATGGCAAGATGGTTGAGCTGCTCCATGCGGAAATCGCCGAGCGTGTGGTTTCGATTGCAGATGCGATTGCCGAGTTAGAAGCTGCTGGTTGA
- the trmD gene encoding tRNA (guanine-N(1)-)-methyltransferase, which produces MSERAADEVWQASVLTLFPEMFPGSLGFSLAGKALEDGRWSLETVNIRDFGQGKHAQVDDTPSGGGAGMVLKADVLGDAIDAATAQEDARPRLYLSPRGAPLTQARVRELADGPGVVLLCGRFEGIDERVIEGRNLEEVSLGDFVLSGGEPAALALLDAVIRLLPGVMGAEASGEDESFEGGLLEYPHYTRPGTWEGTEIPAVLTSGDHGKVAAWRREQSERLTKERRPDLWQKMHKEGRTTD; this is translated from the coding sequence ATGTCTGAGCGCGCCGCCGATGAGGTCTGGCAGGCGAGTGTCCTGACGCTCTTTCCGGAGATGTTTCCAGGCTCGCTCGGGTTTTCTCTGGCGGGCAAAGCGCTGGAAGACGGCAGATGGTCGCTGGAGACCGTCAACATAAGGGATTTCGGCCAGGGTAAACACGCCCAGGTCGATGATACCCCTTCTGGGGGTGGGGCCGGCATGGTCCTGAAAGCAGATGTGCTGGGCGATGCCATTGATGCGGCAACCGCACAAGAGGATGCCCGTCCACGGCTCTATCTGAGCCCCAGGGGCGCGCCGCTTACCCAGGCAAGGGTGCGGGAGCTGGCAGACGGCCCCGGTGTGGTGCTTCTCTGTGGCCGGTTTGAGGGCATAGATGAGCGGGTCATTGAAGGGCGGAACCTGGAAGAGGTGAGCCTTGGAGATTTTGTGCTGTCAGGCGGTGAGCCTGCGGCACTGGCACTACTGGATGCAGTCATCCGACTGCTGCCAGGGGTGATGGGGGCAGAAGCCTCCGGCGAAGATGAGAGTTTTGAAGGAGGTCTCCTGGAATATCCGCATTACACGCGGCCCGGGACTTGGGAAGGCACGGAAATCCCTGCTGTTCTCACCTCTGGAGATCACGGAAAGGTCGCGGCATGGCGCCGGGAGCAATCCGAGAGGTTAACAAAAGAGCGGCGGCCAGATTTGTGGCAAAAAATGCACAAAGAAGGTCGCACAACAGATTGA
- the luxQ gene encoding autoinducer 2 sensor kinase/phosphatase LuxQ — protein MDLASSFGAIAASLTDGFVTIDEQGIIAAINPAVEEIFGYSDQELLGKNISVLMSARHAVKHQAHLDASTVGKRGRPLTPDRTLPGKKKDGTIIPVSIKVFSLPGDKDTKFFLGLITDQSADEALKEERHKTELLYRNIDLLEGVGLWRFNIASDLLEWTDQVYKIHGLHRESFTPTIQSALEQYHPDDQETVSASILEAINKGESFEFRARLVRPDLSICHVRSSGQSELDSDGNPISIFGTYVDITKEQELAAQFERQAYSLQKLSDELETAKEKAEAASETKSAFLANMSHEVRTPLNGVLGMISLLELSTLDDQQTECIDMAKQAAYAALELINDLLDFSQMEAARLSIYPEDFLLSDLLARLRVMLTPKAEKKSLDLSIESDLTECTVTGDALRIQQILINLGDNAIKFTEAGHIHVHLSQCKETKGLQITVEDTGEGMTRDQLDRIFDRFEQLDPSSTRRHDGVGLGLSICKNLIDLMDGDIRVESTLGNGTCFSVTLPVPLSHTQAPTRPQADNQVPDVHAGLRILAAEDNAMNQEILKRLSKALDFELAIADNGAEAVAMFCPDRFDIILMDIHMPIMDGLEASKTIRATGAEIPILALTADVTNDMAERFARAGINGFVTKPYELGTLVSEIERVIEATDKDMIREAELTQLPHEQFDQAASAR, from the coding sequence ATGGATCTAGCGTCCTCATTCGGTGCTATCGCAGCATCGCTGACCGACGGTTTCGTGACGATTGATGAACAAGGCATCATCGCGGCCATCAATCCCGCCGTAGAAGAAATATTCGGCTATAGCGACCAGGAACTTCTTGGCAAAAACATCTCTGTACTCATGTCTGCACGACACGCAGTCAAACATCAGGCGCATCTTGATGCATCAACTGTGGGGAAGAGGGGCCGACCTCTCACACCTGACAGAACGCTGCCTGGGAAGAAAAAAGATGGCACAATCATCCCGGTTTCGATCAAAGTTTTCTCTCTTCCCGGCGACAAAGATACAAAGTTCTTCCTCGGTCTGATTACAGACCAATCAGCTGACGAGGCACTAAAAGAAGAGCGTCACAAGACGGAGCTCCTGTACCGAAACATCGATCTTTTGGAGGGAGTAGGACTCTGGCGCTTCAACATCGCAAGTGACCTCCTAGAGTGGACAGACCAAGTCTATAAAATTCACGGTCTTCACCGGGAGAGCTTCACCCCCACCATCCAGTCGGCCCTTGAGCAATATCACCCCGATGACCAGGAGACGGTCAGCGCGTCCATCTTAGAAGCCATCAACAAAGGCGAAAGCTTCGAATTTCGTGCGCGCCTGGTTCGACCGGACCTGTCCATTTGCCACGTTCGCTCCAGCGGACAAAGTGAGCTTGATTCTGATGGAAACCCGATATCGATTTTCGGAACCTATGTAGACATCACAAAAGAACAGGAGCTCGCCGCTCAATTCGAACGCCAAGCCTATTCGCTGCAAAAGTTGTCAGACGAATTAGAAACTGCAAAAGAAAAGGCAGAGGCAGCAAGTGAAACCAAATCTGCCTTTCTCGCAAACATGAGCCACGAGGTACGAACGCCCCTAAACGGCGTTCTGGGCATGATCTCTCTCCTTGAACTTTCGACACTTGATGATCAACAGACCGAATGTATCGATATGGCCAAGCAAGCGGCCTATGCAGCCCTCGAACTGATCAATGACCTACTCGATTTCTCGCAAATGGAAGCAGCGAGACTCTCCATCTATCCCGAAGACTTCCTCCTATCTGACCTGCTGGCGAGACTCAGAGTCATGCTCACTCCCAAGGCAGAGAAAAAGTCGCTAGACCTCTCAATTGAGAGCGACCTCACCGAATGTACCGTCACAGGTGATGCCCTGCGGATTCAGCAGATCCTCATCAACCTTGGTGACAACGCCATTAAGTTCACCGAAGCAGGGCACATACATGTCCACCTGTCTCAGTGCAAGGAAACCAAGGGACTCCAGATCACCGTCGAAGACACAGGCGAGGGGATGACGCGAGATCAACTGGACCGAATTTTCGATCGCTTCGAACAGCTCGACCCATCCAGCACACGTAGACATGACGGCGTTGGACTTGGCCTCTCAATCTGCAAAAACCTCATTGATCTGATGGACGGCGACATTCGTGTCGAGTCAACGCTTGGCAATGGAACCTGCTTTTCAGTCACGCTGCCCGTACCGCTTTCTCACACACAAGCGCCAACCAGGCCGCAGGCAGACAATCAGGTGCCTGACGTCCATGCGGGCCTTAGGATTCTCGCCGCGGAAGACAACGCCATGAACCAGGAAATACTGAAGCGCCTCTCCAAAGCACTGGATTTTGAGTTGGCCATTGCAGACAACGGCGCTGAAGCTGTTGCGATGTTCTGCCCGGACCGGTTTGACATTATTCTTATGGATATCCACATGCCCATAATGGATGGCCTAGAGGCCTCCAAAACCATCCGAGCGACGGGCGCAGAAATACCAATTCTGGCCCTTACTGCAGACGTCACAAATGACATGGCGGAACGCTTTGCACGCGCGGGCATTAATGGCTTTGTCACAAAACCCTATGAGTTGGGTACCCTTGTTTCAGAAATTGAGCGGGTGATCGAAGCGACAGACAAAGACATGATAAGAGAGGCCGAGCTCACGCAGCTGCCGCATGAACAATTCGATCAAGCGGCAAGCGCAAGGTAA
- the leuC gene encoding 3-isopropylmalate dehydratase large subunit → MARTMYDKIWDAHMVDVQDDGTCLLYIDRHLVHEVTSPQAFEGLRLSGRQVRAPEKTLAVADHNVPTEGRANGIADEESRIQVETLEKNAKDFGVEYLEMLDIRQGVVHIVGPEQGFTLPGTTIVCGDSHTSTHGAFGALAHGIGTSEVEHVLATQTLIQSKAKNMKIEVNGTLPDHVTAKDIILAVIGEIGTAGGTGYVMEYTGEAIRALSMEGRMTVCNMSIEGGARAGLIAPDEKTFEYLKGRPRSPQGADWDAAVAYWKTLPSDEGAHFDKVITLDASNLPPTLTWGTSPENVVSIEGSVPDPSKIEDAAKRTAVERSLAYMGLEPNTPMTDIKIDRAFIGSCTNGRIEDLREVAKVAKGKKVASHVSAMVVPGSGLVKEQAEQEGLDKILIEAGFDWREPGCSMCLAMNADKLEEGERCASTSNRNFEGRQGRGGRTHLVSPEMAAAAAIAGHFVDVRKV, encoded by the coding sequence ATGGCTCGTACGATGTATGACAAAATCTGGGATGCCCACATGGTGGATGTTCAGGATGACGGAACCTGCCTTCTCTATATTGATCGCCATCTTGTGCATGAAGTGACAAGCCCGCAGGCCTTTGAAGGCCTGCGTCTGTCTGGACGCCAGGTGCGTGCGCCAGAAAAGACTTTGGCGGTTGCCGACCATAATGTGCCGACCGAAGGTCGGGCAAATGGCATTGCAGACGAAGAAAGCCGCATCCAGGTTGAGACGCTGGAAAAAAACGCCAAGGACTTTGGTGTTGAATATCTGGAGATGCTCGATATCCGCCAGGGTGTTGTGCACATTGTCGGACCGGAGCAGGGCTTCACGCTGCCGGGTACAACGATTGTGTGTGGTGACAGCCACACCTCAACTCATGGCGCCTTCGGTGCCCTGGCACACGGCATTGGCACATCGGAAGTGGAGCATGTGTTGGCCACGCAAACGCTGATCCAGTCCAAAGCCAAGAACATGAAGATCGAAGTGAATGGCACGCTGCCAGATCACGTGACGGCGAAAGACATCATCCTCGCGGTGATTGGCGAGATCGGCACCGCCGGTGGCACGGGCTATGTGATGGAATATACGGGCGAGGCTATTCGCGCCCTTTCCATGGAAGGCCGGATGACGGTCTGTAACATGTCCATCGAAGGTGGCGCGCGTGCTGGCCTCATCGCACCGGATGAAAAGACATTTGAGTATTTGAAAGGCCGTCCACGCAGCCCGCAGGGTGCTGACTGGGATGCAGCCGTTGCCTACTGGAAGACGCTGCCGTCCGACGAAGGCGCGCATTTCGACAAGGTCATCACGCTCGATGCGTCCAACCTGCCACCGACCCTCACATGGGGCACAAGCCCAGAGAATGTTGTCTCAATTGAAGGCTCGGTTCCTGATCCATCGAAGATTGAAGATGCAGCAAAGCGCACGGCGGTTGAACGCTCGCTTGCCTATATGGGGCTTGAGCCCAACACGCCGATGACGGACATCAAAATCGATCGTGCCTTCATCGGATCCTGCACCAATGGCCGGATCGAAGATCTGCGTGAAGTCGCAAAGGTTGCCAAGGGCAAAAAGGTTGCGAGCCACGTGAGTGCCATGGTGGTGCCGGGTTCTGGTCTTGTGAAAGAGCAGGCCGAGCAAGAAGGGCTTGATAAGATCCTGATCGAAGCGGGTTTTGACTGGCGTGAACCAGGTTGCTCCATGTGTCTGGCCATGAATGCCGACAAGTTGGAAGAGGGCGAGCGCTGCGCCTCCACATCCAACCGCAACTTTGAAGGCCGTCAGGGCCGCGGTGGACGCACGCACCTAGTATCGCCGGAGATGGCAGCAGCTGCGGCGATTGCGGGTCACTTTGTTGACGTGCGGAAAGTTTAA
- the leuB gene encoding 3-isopropylmalate dehydrogenase yields the protein MSRNILIVAGDGIGPEVMGEVERVIAWFNENRGFDGVVENELVGGSCYDAHGVAVTDETVEKAKAADAVMLGAVGGPKWDDVPFEVRPEAGLLRLRKDLGLFANLRPAICFPALAEASSLKTELVQGLDIMIVRELTGGVYFGEPKGIDDLPNGERRGYDMQVYDTHEIQRIGRVAFDLAKKRDNRVMSVEKRNVMQSGLFWYQEMVKLGAEEFPDVKLEHMLADNCGMQLVKNPKQFDVIVTDNLFGDMLSDVAAMLTGSLGMLPSASLGAKDENGKACAMYEPVHGSAPDISGQGLANPIATVLSFAMALRYTFDLGADADLLEGAVEDVLADGYRTGDIMQPGKKQVGTVEMGDAILAALTKRTT from the coding sequence ATGAGCAGAAATATTCTCATAGTTGCCGGTGACGGCATTGGCCCTGAAGTGATGGGCGAAGTTGAGCGGGTTATTGCCTGGTTCAATGAGAACCGTGGCTTTGACGGGGTTGTCGAGAATGAGCTTGTGGGTGGTTCCTGCTATGACGCCCATGGCGTTGCTGTGACTGACGAGACGGTTGAGAAGGCCAAGGCCGCTGATGCTGTGATGCTCGGTGCAGTAGGCGGTCCTAAGTGGGATGATGTGCCGTTTGAGGTGCGCCCTGAAGCCGGTCTCCTGCGTCTGCGCAAAGACCTCGGCCTCTTCGCTAACCTGCGCCCTGCCATCTGCTTCCCGGCCCTTGCTGAAGCCTCCTCGCTTAAGACGGAGCTCGTTCAGGGTCTCGATATTATGATCGTGCGCGAGCTTACCGGCGGTGTTTACTTCGGTGAGCCAAAGGGGATTGATGATCTGCCAAACGGCGAACGCCGGGGCTATGACATGCAGGTCTATGATACCCATGAAATTCAGCGTATCGGCCGGGTCGCCTTTGATCTTGCCAAGAAGCGCGACAATCGGGTGATGTCTGTTGAGAAGCGGAACGTGATGCAGTCTGGCCTCTTCTGGTATCAGGAGATGGTGAAGCTGGGTGCAGAAGAATTCCCGGACGTGAAGCTTGAGCACATGCTTGCTGACAATTGCGGCATGCAGCTTGTGAAAAACCCGAAGCAGTTTGACGTGATCGTCACTGACAATCTGTTCGGCGACATGTTGTCGGACGTTGCCGCTATGCTTACGGGCTCGCTCGGCATGTTGCCGTCTGCGTCTCTTGGCGCAAAAGATGAAAACGGCAAAGCGTGCGCCATGTACGAACCAGTGCACGGGTCAGCGCCAGACATTTCGGGCCAAGGGCTTGCTAACCCGATAGCGACGGTTCTCTCGTTTGCGATGGCGCTTCGTTACACGTTTGATCTCGGCGCAGATGCGGATCTGCTGGAGGGTGCTGTCGAAGATGTGCTGGCTGATGGCTATCGCACAGGCGACATCATGCAGCCGGGCAAAAAACAGGTTGGCACCGTGGAAATGGGCGACGCAATTCTGGCTGCGCTCACCAAACGGACCACTTAA